The following are from one region of the Streptomyces changanensis genome:
- a CDS encoding bestrophin-like domain → MNPVMEALLLGLCGALFAAGVVVAWHRYRPGARDGDCEEDSGDTVAEYMSMMIALLYAMLLGLALVTVWDLRAGAGSSTADEAGALHQMTVLAEGLPPEQRLRVEGLAQQYAEHVVREEWPRMNRQEDLGDTGWDMLRRMRADAAAPPDATPAQQVTALELLTQLGTLDEARRGREASAQDSLSPVLWVGLVVGAVLSVCILFFFGIGRSASQLVMAMGMVALTVFLGYLIHQLSIPFGDVAGVSTDPFTRYFSVPGAG, encoded by the coding sequence ATGAACCCCGTCATGGAAGCCCTGCTCCTCGGGCTCTGCGGTGCCCTGTTCGCCGCCGGCGTGGTGGTCGCGTGGCACCGCTACCGGCCCGGCGCCCGGGACGGCGACTGCGAGGAGGACAGCGGCGACACCGTCGCCGAGTACATGTCGATGATGATCGCGCTGCTCTACGCGATGCTGCTCGGCCTGGCCCTCGTCACCGTCTGGGACCTGCGTGCCGGGGCCGGCAGCAGCACCGCCGACGAGGCGGGCGCCCTGCACCAGATGACCGTCCTCGCCGAGGGCCTGCCGCCCGAGCAGCGCCTCCGCGTCGAGGGCCTCGCCCAGCAGTACGCCGAGCACGTCGTGCGCGAGGAGTGGCCGCGCATGAACCGGCAGGAGGACCTCGGCGACACCGGCTGGGACATGCTGCGCCGGATGCGCGCCGACGCCGCCGCCCCACCGGACGCCACGCCCGCCCAGCAGGTCACCGCGCTGGAACTCCTCACCCAGCTCGGCACCCTCGACGAGGCCCGCCGCGGCCGCGAGGCGAGCGCCCAGGACTCCCTGTCACCCGTGCTCTGGGTCGGCCTGGTCGTCGGCGCGGTCCTCTCCGTCTGCATCCTGTTCTTCTTCGGCATCGGGCGCAGCGCGAGCCAGCTCGTCATGGCCATGGGCATGGTCGCCCTGACCGTCTTCCTCGGCTACCTGATCCACCAGCTGTCGATCCCCTTCGGCGACGTGGCGGGCGTCAGCACCGACCCCTTCACCCGCTACTTCTCCGTCCCGGGCGCGGGCTGA
- a CDS encoding FG-GAP-like repeat-containing protein codes for MFGRSHRSAWTTGILTAGVATGLLGTAIPANAVVGAAVTDASYAFTANLQIGEGEQMRACSGALIDASWVLTAAACFAPDPLAGGEVKVGKPALKTVATIGRNDLAGTGGHVSEVVEVIPRGTGGSALVRLATPATGITPVPVATTPAAAGQTLKSAGFGRSRTEWRPDKLHAATFGVDSVDAGTVALTGATADDAICAGDTGGPVLRQRTGGGVELVGVSTRSWQGGCFGMPETETRTGAVAARVDGFAFRSQLAAGQRLQPGDVLVSATARLTMQADGDLVVSGRAGNVLWSTGTAGNPGATAVLGADGNLVVRNAADTTTLWQSGTSAAGGSLVVQDRGNVVVRTSTGATVWSSGTAIRNDVDLDGRSDMTAWYDFAEGTDATYTFGGQADGRIGAFTKTYASKAGEWRAEYQKRVTGDFTGDGRSDLVFVEGYSDTSVKMFLATAKADGMFAQPVQVWAVAAGHTTFHYSNMTPQAGDFNGDGREDVALWNVDKTTGVTRLFTFTANATGGFNRMVESEWSAPAGTWTRARAKFVTGDFNGDGRDELGVFYGQGDNTIKQYVFPTTAAGVFTAPQVWWTGPAATTYDWNKAQPHVGDFNGDRLDDLMFWYDNGKVTGNTLLSTKTAFGPTVKLSLSGDLDTSSLQLVVGDYDGDGRDDLGAMYHYASTGVVKMWTWTAKPDAGFNGALLGWESKPNSFLYAQTQFVKPYSG; via the coding sequence GTGTTCGGTAGATCCCACCGATCCGCCTGGACGACAGGCATCCTCACGGCCGGCGTCGCCACCGGCCTGCTCGGCACGGCCATACCCGCGAACGCGGTGGTCGGCGCCGCCGTCACCGACGCCTCGTACGCGTTCACCGCGAACCTGCAGATCGGCGAGGGCGAGCAGATGCGCGCCTGCTCCGGCGCGCTGATCGACGCCTCGTGGGTGCTGACCGCCGCCGCCTGCTTCGCGCCCGACCCGCTGGCGGGCGGTGAGGTCAAGGTCGGCAAGCCCGCGCTGAAGACGGTCGCCACCATCGGCCGCAACGACCTGGCGGGGACGGGCGGCCACGTCAGCGAGGTCGTCGAGGTCATCCCGCGCGGCACCGGCGGCTCGGCCCTGGTGCGCCTGGCCACCCCGGCGACCGGCATCACCCCGGTACCGGTGGCCACCACGCCGGCGGCCGCGGGCCAGACCCTGAAGTCGGCCGGCTTCGGCCGGTCGAGGACCGAGTGGCGGCCGGACAAGCTGCACGCGGCGACCTTCGGCGTGGACTCCGTCGACGCCGGTACCGTCGCCCTGACCGGCGCCACCGCCGACGACGCGATCTGCGCCGGCGACACCGGCGGTCCGGTCCTGCGCCAGCGGACCGGCGGCGGCGTCGAGCTGGTCGGCGTCAGCACCCGCTCCTGGCAGGGCGGCTGCTTCGGCATGCCGGAGACGGAGACCCGCACCGGCGCGGTCGCCGCCCGCGTCGACGGCTTCGCCTTCCGCTCCCAGCTGGCCGCCGGCCAGCGCCTGCAGCCGGGCGACGTCCTCGTCTCGGCGACGGCCCGGCTGACGATGCAGGCCGACGGCGACCTCGTCGTCTCCGGCCGCGCCGGCAACGTCCTGTGGTCGACCGGCACGGCCGGCAACCCGGGCGCCACCGCCGTCCTCGGCGCGGACGGCAACCTCGTCGTGCGCAACGCCGCGGACACCACCACGCTGTGGCAGTCGGGCACCAGCGCCGCCGGCGGCTCCCTGGTCGTCCAGGACCGCGGCAACGTCGTCGTGCGCACCTCCACCGGCGCCACCGTGTGGTCCAGCGGCACCGCGATCCGCAACGACGTCGACCTCGACGGCCGCAGCGACATGACGGCCTGGTACGACTTCGCGGAGGGCACGGACGCCACGTACACCTTCGGCGGTCAGGCCGACGGCCGGATCGGCGCCTTCACCAAGACGTACGCGTCGAAGGCGGGCGAGTGGCGCGCCGAGTACCAGAAGCGCGTCACGGGCGACTTCACCGGCGACGGCCGCAGCGACCTCGTCTTCGTCGAGGGCTACTCCGACACCAGCGTCAAGATGTTCCTGGCGACCGCCAAGGCGGACGGCATGTTCGCCCAGCCCGTCCAGGTGTGGGCGGTGGCGGCGGGACACACGACCTTCCACTACAGCAACATGACGCCGCAGGCCGGTGACTTCAACGGCGACGGCCGCGAGGACGTCGCGCTGTGGAACGTCGACAAGACGACCGGCGTCACGAGGCTCTTCACCTTCACCGCCAACGCGACCGGTGGCTTCAACCGCATGGTCGAGTCCGAGTGGTCGGCCCCGGCCGGCACCTGGACCCGCGCCCGCGCGAAGTTCGTCACCGGTGACTTCAACGGCGACGGCCGCGACGAGCTCGGCGTCTTCTACGGCCAGGGCGACAACACCATCAAGCAGTACGTCTTCCCGACCACGGCCGCCGGTGTCTTCACCGCCCCGCAGGTCTGGTGGACCGGCCCCGCCGCCACCACGTACGACTGGAACAAGGCCCAGCCGCACGTCGGCGACTTCAACGGCGACCGCCTGGACGACCTGATGTTCTGGTACGACAACGGCAAGGTCACCGGCAACACCCTGCTGTCGACGAAGACCGCGTTCGGCCCGACGGTGAAGCTGTCGCTCAGCGGCGACCTCGACACCTCGTCCCTCCAGCTGGTCGTCGGCGACTACGACGGTGACGGCCGCGACGACCTCGGCGCGATGTACCACTACGCCTCGACCGGTGTCGTGAAGATGTGGACCTGGACGGCGAAGCCGGACGCCGGCTTCAACGGCGCCCTGCTCGGCTGGGAGTCGAAGCCGAACAGCTTCCTCTACGCGCAGACGCAGTTCGTGAAGCCCTACAGCGGCTGA
- a CDS encoding polymorphic toxin-type HINT domain-containing protein has product MALAAGTVGAAPAFADGPAAGGTATVEGSPLPDTDRGRVVELWKTGGPGVKAAAEAALMGTDADVRRFLDSEKAITELHDDRVTALQMISLGGKGVREAAQAALGGTPQDLDAFLRTGWQKPLEDDQRVEVARLMNEGGRGVREAGQAALAGTVEDVRQFLDYTQHSAREADDRVQLMQIMASGGAATKAAAALAMEGSVHDVREFLEVGQHVARARDKERATVAELAARAKAAGEQAKRETEAAKEASARAVAASKLAKEAALKAAEETEAARKDSKRAANAANRAATAARGAAAAAQQAISAARAANASARVAAAAASQAASAAAAAAQAASRARGAAAAAASDAGEASAARKAAEEARTAAKGAKLASEAAFQAGVAALAAGDAAKAAVSAGANADAAANAATQASGHADAAGAHSAKAASAAAAARRHAAEATRAANAAESLARESAAAAFEARDAANDAAAHAEKAAAAADEAAKHAGDATKAAKESTAHAAEAKKAADVATNAVVKARKIYDLARKSEQEDLNTRTAAAIERARDLKAADDERRKAQADENAEAAKLVAEADRLAAEAAKPGADQAEVAAKGRAVAVATMKYSGPWATASAQAALAGSDSAVVDYVRGGRAQAAEMDEVVRVERLADEAESPTVRAAALETLGGDAAKVRAFLATGQHEAAADDYRVRVIAISDDAGKGVNAAAQAALNDGSSEKLRSFITTGQYAARTEDERVQAATLVNTGGPEVKAAARIALEGPPQLLHHFIEVGQYKAKRKDQLAATHQAAVQQLIAQAAVSAALAQQQAAEAARVAAVARKAAAEATEWAKKAKDSADQAKKHADDARKSADAAQKSADEAAASAKAARAAEADAKEAAREATASAARAADSAASARYSADDAWASANEARASATAAGKDAAAAEQASKDAYAAFIVKRKEEEAAKRRAEADERRRINEMKDNAAIVAAANAEAEGSDGWEILSETGHFILDVGGLVPGFGEAADGANCAWYGAEGDALNAGLSCGSAIPIAGYGASAVKFGKWGDKAVDFFKGLFGKGSPPPCKVPNSFTATTRVAKADGTSAPISAIRVGDRVVATDPASGRTDAREVEDVIVGHGRKTLVRLTVDTDGDRGDATGTVTATGNHPFWAVDRQAWVDAGDLRPGADLRTPDGSTVEVVGTRTWTEAETVYNLSVKGLRTYYALAGDAPLLVHNCGNLNKDYNIAGGHAKDHVGLDDQALKDRAPTLKGGKASSLDPATAQQSIDAVIANVDLTKWAAKNARGAERIIKKKFDKPIGRVADSNGNVQDAYTLELLIRRVDKGEGGHKGTWVVHTLMAS; this is encoded by the coding sequence ATGGCACTGGCCGCGGGGACCGTGGGCGCCGCCCCGGCCTTCGCGGACGGGCCCGCCGCGGGGGGCACCGCGACGGTGGAGGGGAGCCCGCTCCCGGACACCGACCGCGGCCGCGTCGTGGAGCTGTGGAAGACCGGCGGGCCCGGCGTCAAGGCCGCCGCGGAGGCCGCGCTCATGGGGACCGACGCCGACGTGCGGCGGTTCCTGGACAGCGAGAAGGCCATCACGGAGCTGCACGACGACCGGGTGACCGCGCTTCAGATGATCTCGCTGGGCGGCAAGGGCGTCCGTGAGGCGGCGCAGGCCGCGCTCGGCGGGACGCCGCAGGACCTCGACGCCTTCCTGCGCACCGGCTGGCAGAAGCCGCTGGAGGACGATCAGCGCGTCGAGGTGGCGCGGCTGATGAACGAGGGCGGCCGCGGTGTCCGCGAGGCCGGCCAGGCCGCACTCGCCGGCACCGTCGAGGACGTACGCCAGTTCCTGGACTACACGCAGCACAGCGCGCGCGAGGCCGACGACCGCGTGCAGCTGATGCAGATCATGGCGTCCGGGGGCGCCGCCACGAAGGCCGCCGCGGCGCTGGCCATGGAGGGCTCCGTCCACGACGTCCGGGAGTTCCTGGAGGTCGGACAGCACGTGGCGCGCGCCCGCGACAAGGAGCGCGCGACCGTCGCCGAGCTGGCCGCGCGGGCCAAGGCCGCCGGTGAGCAGGCCAAGCGGGAGACCGAGGCCGCCAAGGAGGCCTCCGCCCGCGCCGTCGCCGCCTCCAAGCTCGCCAAGGAGGCCGCGCTGAAGGCGGCCGAGGAGACCGAGGCGGCCCGCAAGGACTCCAAGCGCGCCGCGAACGCCGCCAACCGGGCCGCGACCGCCGCCCGGGGCGCCGCCGCCGCCGCGCAGCAGGCCATCAGCGCGGCCCGCGCCGCGAACGCCTCCGCCCGGGTCGCCGCCGCTGCCGCCTCGCAGGCCGCCTCGGCCGCCGCCGCGGCCGCGCAGGCCGCCTCGCGCGCCCGGGGCGCCGCCGCCGCGGCCGCCTCCGACGCCGGTGAGGCGTCCGCCGCCCGCAAGGCCGCCGAGGAGGCCCGCACCGCGGCGAAGGGCGCGAAGCTCGCGTCCGAGGCCGCCTTCCAGGCCGGTGTCGCCGCGCTCGCCGCCGGTGACGCCGCCAAGGCCGCCGTGAGCGCCGGTGCCAACGCCGACGCCGCCGCGAACGCCGCGACCCAGGCCAGCGGCCACGCCGACGCGGCCGGGGCGCACTCCGCCAAGGCCGCGTCCGCCGCCGCCGCGGCCCGCCGCCACGCCGCCGAGGCAACGCGCGCGGCGAACGCCGCCGAGAGCCTGGCCCGCGAGTCCGCGGCCGCCGCCTTCGAGGCGCGGGACGCCGCCAACGACGCCGCCGCGCACGCCGAGAAGGCCGCCGCGGCCGCCGACGAGGCCGCCAAGCACGCCGGTGACGCGACGAAGGCCGCCAAGGAGTCCACGGCGCACGCCGCCGAGGCGAAGAAGGCCGCCGATGTCGCCACCAACGCCGTGGTGAAGGCGCGCAAGATCTACGACCTGGCGCGCAAGTCGGAGCAGGAGGACCTCAACACCCGTACGGCGGCCGCGATCGAGCGGGCCAGGGACCTGAAGGCCGCCGACGACGAGCGCCGCAAGGCGCAGGCCGACGAGAACGCCGAGGCGGCGAAGCTCGTCGCCGAGGCCGACCGGCTGGCCGCCGAGGCGGCGAAGCCGGGCGCGGACCAGGCCGAGGTGGCCGCCAAGGGCCGCGCCGTCGCCGTCGCGACCATGAAGTACAGCGGCCCGTGGGCCACCGCCTCCGCCCAGGCGGCGCTGGCCGGTTCGGACTCCGCCGTCGTGGACTACGTCCGCGGCGGCCGCGCCCAGGCCGCCGAGATGGACGAGGTGGTGCGCGTCGAGCGCCTCGCCGACGAGGCCGAGTCGCCGACCGTCCGCGCCGCCGCGCTGGAGACCCTCGGCGGTGACGCGGCGAAGGTCCGCGCGTTCCTCGCCACCGGGCAGCACGAGGCCGCGGCGGACGACTACCGGGTGCGCGTCATCGCGATCAGCGACGACGCGGGCAAGGGCGTCAACGCCGCCGCGCAGGCCGCGCTGAACGACGGCTCCTCGGAGAAGCTCCGCTCGTTCATCACCACCGGCCAGTACGCGGCGCGCACCGAGGACGAGCGCGTCCAGGCCGCGACGCTGGTCAACACCGGCGGCCCCGAGGTGAAGGCCGCGGCGCGGATCGCCCTGGAGGGACCGCCGCAGCTGCTGCACCACTTCATCGAGGTCGGCCAGTACAAGGCCAAGCGCAAGGACCAGCTCGCCGCGACCCACCAGGCCGCGGTCCAGCAGCTGATCGCGCAGGCCGCCGTCTCCGCCGCGTTGGCCCAGCAGCAGGCCGCCGAGGCGGCCAGGGTCGCCGCCGTCGCCCGCAAGGCCGCCGCCGAGGCCACCGAGTGGGCGAAGAAGGCGAAGGACTCCGCCGACCAGGCGAAGAAGCACGCCGACGACGCCCGCAAGTCCGCCGACGCGGCGCAGAAGTCCGCCGACGAGGCCGCCGCGTCCGCCAAGGCCGCGCGCGCCGCCGAGGCCGACGCGAAGGAAGCGGCCCGCGAGGCCACCGCCTCCGCCGCCCGCGCCGCCGACTCCGCGGCGTCCGCCCGCTACTCCGCCGACGACGCCTGGGCCTCCGCGAACGAGGCCCGCGCCTCGGCGACCGCCGCCGGCAAGGACGCCGCGGCCGCCGAGCAGGCGTCGAAGGACGCGTACGCCGCGTTCATCGTCAAGCGCAAGGAGGAGGAGGCCGCCAAGCGGCGCGCCGAGGCCGACGAGCGCCGGCGCATCAACGAGATGAAGGACAACGCCGCCATCGTCGCCGCCGCCAACGCGGAGGCCGAGGGCAGCGACGGGTGGGAGATCCTGTCGGAGACGGGTCACTTCATCCTCGACGTCGGCGGTCTGGTCCCCGGCTTCGGTGAGGCCGCCGACGGCGCCAACTGCGCCTGGTACGGCGCCGAGGGCGACGCCCTGAACGCCGGCCTGTCCTGCGGCTCGGCCATCCCGATCGCCGGGTACGGCGCCTCCGCCGTCAAGTTCGGCAAGTGGGGCGACAAGGCCGTCGACTTCTTCAAGGGTCTCTTCGGCAAGGGCAGCCCGCCGCCGTGCAAGGTGCCCAACAGCTTCACCGCCACGACCCGGGTCGCGAAGGCCGACGGCACCAGCGCCCCCATCAGCGCCATCCGCGTCGGCGACCGCGTCGTCGCCACCGACCCCGCCAGCGGCCGCACGGACGCCCGTGAGGTCGAGGACGTCATCGTCGGCCACGGCCGCAAGACCCTGGTCCGGCTGACCGTGGACACCGACGGCGACCGCGGCGACGCCACGGGCACCGTCACCGCCACCGGCAACCACCCGTTCTGGGCGGTCGACCGGCAGGCGTGGGTCGACGCGGGCGACCTGCGTCCGGGCGCCGACCTGCGCACCCCGGACGGCAGCACCGTCGAGGTGGTCGGGACGCGCACGTGGACCGAGGCGGAGACGGTGTACAACCTGTCCGTCAAGGGCCTGCGCACCTACTACGCGCTCGCCGGCGACGCGCCGCTGCTCGTCCACAACTGCGGCAACCTGAACAAGGACTACAACATCGCCGGCGGCCACGCGAAGGACCACGTGGGCCTCGACGACCAGGCCCTCAAGGACCGGGCGCCGACGCTCAAGGGCGGCAAGGCCTCCAGCCTCGACCCGGCCACGGCGCAGCAGAGCATCGACGCCGTGATCGCCAACGTCGACCTCACCAAGTGGGCCGCGAAGAACGCCCGCGGCGCCGAGAGGATCATCAAGAAGAAGTTCGACAAGCCGATCGGACGGGTCGCCGACAGCAACGGCAACGTCCAGGACGCGTACACGCTCGAACTCCTCATCCGGCGCGTCGACAAGGGCGAGGGCGGCCACAAGGGAACGTGGGTCGTCCACACCCTGATGGCCAGCTAG